The genomic stretch CCGCTGCGGTTCGAGCAGCTCGAATCCATCCTCGCGCAAGCTCGGCACTGACGGCCGCGAGGCACGATCGGCTGCCGCGCCACCTTCTCGCGCATCGCCACCCGGGGTTGCCGGCCGTTTCCAACATTTACTTCTCGTGCCAGCGTGTCAGGGGAGAAAGCAGGGCCAATGCGGGAGGCAGTGCTCGGCGACGGTGCCCGGGAATGGGAAACTCGCGCCCTGAGCGTTGCGACGCTGTTCGATCGTTTTTCGATGGCTTTCTTATCGATGTTGTCACCCTACGCAGCCCCCTGTCCCCTTCCGTTGCCCGGTTCGCACCCGGCCCTGTCGGCCCTGCGCCGCAAGGAGAAGCCGTGAGCGTTCCTCTGAGTGAGCAAGGCCTGCCTCCCCTGACCCGCCGGCTCGGGTTGTCGCTCGACGCGTGGCTGTGCGTCGGCCTCGCGTCGCTGGCCTTCGGGCTCGCATGGGTGCTGGCGCTGACCGCGCCGGACCGGTTGTTCGCGCCCGAGACGCTCGGGTATCGGTCGAATGCCGGCAACGTCTGGTTCCAGTCCGATGTGCTGCGTGTGCTGCAGGACATGAGCGACAGGCAGGCCGATCACCCGCGAGCGGTCGTGCACCCGCTGTTCTCGCTGCTGACACTGCCTGTGGTCACCGCGCTGCAATGGCTGCCTGGCGTGGACGCACGCGCGGCGGCGGCGCTCTTTTCGGCGGCCACCGCGGCCGCCACGGTGGCCCTGCTGTATTTGACGCTGCGCCGACTCGGGCGCCAGCGGGCCGAAGCGGCGCTGCTGTGTGCGCTGCTGTGCGCGAGTGCCGGCTGGCTGTTCTTCTACACGGTGCCCGAAGCCTTCCAGCTCGGCGGCCTGACCATCATGCTGGCCCTGTATGTGGCGGCCGCCCCCCCTGCGGCCAGCCCTCGGCGCGAGCAGATCCGCGTCTGGTGGGTCAGTGCCGCGACGTTGGCGGTCACGCTGACCAACTGGATGTTCGGCTGGCTGCTGGCGCTCGGCCGGCTGCGCCCACTCGCGGCCGCGGCCGTCACCGCCGGCGCGTTGGCCGCCGTCGCGGCGGGCGCCGGGCTGCAGCACCAGCTGCTGCCCAACCTGCCAGGCTTCGGCAGCCTCGGCGGCGAAACCTCGTTCATGCTCAAGGAAGAGGCCGGCGGCCCGTTGGCGGTGGCCAAGGTGTTCTGGTTCGACACCGTGGTGGCCCCCCGGCCTGACCTGACCGGCCCCAACCCGCATTGGCAGGCCTTGTCGTTCCAGCACAGCCCCCTGGGATCGGGCTCCCCCTTGGCATGGCCCGCATTGGCACTGTGGGCGGCCCTGCTGGCGCTCGGGCTGCTGCGGGTGTGCCGTCGCGGCGCCCTGCCGCCCGGGTTCCGCCTGGTGCTGGTGGGCGGGCTGGTCGGGCAGTGGGCGCTGCATGCGGTCTACGGCGAAGAAACTTTCCTCTACGCGCTGCACTTCCTGCCGCTGCTGGTGGTGCTGGCGTCACTCGCCTTCGATCTGCCGGCCGGCCGCCCGATGCTGTCGGCCGCCCTGTTCGCGCTGCTGGCCACGCTGGTCGGGCTGAGCCTGGTTCACAACGGCCAGGCGCTGGACCGCGCCAAGCAGCACGCCGCCGAGCAGGGTTCGACCCGCACCGACTTGCTCGAAGAAATGGCCCGCCGGCCCCTCGGGCCGTGGCCGCGCGGCCAGGCGCATGTGCTGCTCGGCGTGCCGGGCGCGTCGAGCGCCGACAAGGCGTATTTCGAGCCGGGCGGCAGTTTCTCGCCGTGGGTCGGGTCCTTCGGCGTGTCGGTCTGGGCGGTCGACGCGTCGGGCAGCGTGAAGGCGACCAGCGACAGCATCGGGTTGCGTGACACCCGGCAGGAGGTCGCGCTGGCGCAAGGGCGCTGGCCTTCGGTGGCATTCGCCACGCCGCTCTACACCGGGCGGTGGGCACAAGACGCCGCCGGTGTCTGGCAGCTGGGGTTGGAGGCCGCCGCCGGGTTGCCGGCCGGGCAGTCGCTGCAGCTGCTGGTGCGCGGCGTCGGCCCGGCTGCGGGCCCGCTGCGCCACCTCGAGTGGCGGCCCGCGACGCGCACGCTGCTGATCGAGGGCCGTTGGCGGTTGCGCCTGCCGGAGGGCGCGGCGGTGCGGCTGGGCGACGAACACCAGGACGGTTGGGAGACGCCCGCTGGCACGGCCACCTCCGTGCGCAGCCCGACCGGCTGGGCCTACGCCCGCATCGACTGGCCCGCCACGGCATCCAAGGCCAGCATCGAGGCGCTGGAGTCGGCCACCGTGCCGGCCCCGGCGCTGCGCGACGCCGTGCACCTGCCGCAGGTCGAGGTGCCGGAGCCGGCCTTCGTCGCCAGCCTGCACGCCCAGGTGCACCATCTGGCGATGTCGGTCGACGGTCGCGAGGTGCGCCCCGGCGACCCGCTCAACTATGGCCAGGCCTGGTTGCGCGACAGTGCCTATGTGGCCGCCGCGCTGGCGCAATCGGGCAACCTGGCGTTGGCACGCGAGCTGGCGCTCGACCTGGCCCAGCGCGACTTCTTCGGTGGCTTCGGTGCCGAAGCCGACGCGCCGGGCATCGCCTTGTGGGCGCTGCAGGAAGTGGCGTCGCGGCTGCGCGACCCGGTGTTCGACCGCTCGGTGTGGCCGGACGTGCAACGCAAGGCCGCCTGGATCGTCGCCTGCCTCGACGCCGAAGCCGTGCTGATGGCGGACCCGGAAGGTGCCGTGCTCGGCCGTCACGCCCTTGCACGCGACACGCGGCTGGCCTGCTTGCCCGCCGACGGCGACCTGATCGCCGGCCGCATGGACTGGCATGTGCCGCGGCTGTACCTCACGGCCTTCTCGTATCGCGGGCTGATGGACGCGGCCGAGTTCGCCACCCGGCTGGGCCACCGGGCGCATGCGGAACAGTGGACGCAAGCGGCCGCGCGCCTGCAGGCTGCCTGGAATGGTGAGCTGACCGGGGCGCCGCGCGAGCTGCCCAGCCGCGGCGACCTGGAGCTGTGGATCCGGGCTGCGGCGGCCGAGCACGGCCTGTACGGCGTGCGCAGCGCCGCCAAGCTGTGGTCTGCCAGCCGCAAGGCCGGTGGCGAGTTGAACAATCCGCGCACCTTCATCTCGGGCACCTGGCCCACCCGCGTCGCGCTGCAGGGCAAGCAGGCCTATGCGGAGCGACTGTTCCGGCAGCCGGTGCCCGGCCCGGCGCCCGGGCATGCGCGGCCCCGCTGGACCTATTTCGACATCGCGCTGGCCCACCAGGCGCTGTACCTCGGCCGGCCCGAGCGGGCCTGGGAAACGCTGCGGCGCTATTGGGACCACAGCGTCGCGCCCGGCACCTACACCTGGTGGGAAGGCGAGGGCGAGGAAAACACCTCCTACGGCTGGCAGGCGCTGCGCGGCTGGGTCTCGCCGCCCCATGTCACGCCGCACTACTGGACGGCGGCCGAAGTGCTGGCGCTGCAACTCGAGATGCTGGCGATGCTCGACGACGACGGCGGCGCGGCCCAACTCGTGATCGGCGCCGGGGTGCCGGCGACGTGGCTGACCGCGCCGGTGTCGGCCGCCGGCCTGCAGGTCCGCGGCGCGCGGGTCGACTGGCGCTGGGACGGTGGGCGCGTCGAGGTGAGCGTCACCGGAGCCCGCTACCCCGTGCGATTGGGGCCGTCATTCCCGGCCGGCACCCCGGTCACGGTGCGGCACGTGGACGGGCCCTGAAGCAAGCGCGCCTTCGCGCTCAGGTCGAGCGCGACAGGTCTGCCGCGTCGGCGCGGCCCTCGTGCCGGCGTCCGGCAGGGCCGAACACACGTTCGTAGGGGTCGATCAGGGCCAGCAGGCGACGCATCTCACCCTGGTCGGCCTCCCCGCTCGCGACAGCCCACAGCGCGTCGAAGCGCGCGGTGAGCGCCCGGTACTCCACCTCGCTGATCAAGGTCGCTGGCGGCGGAGGGGGCGCGACGCACCGCCCTTGTGCCCGAGGTTCGCCCGCCTGCTCACGCCGGCCCGGTTGTTGCGTGGCCAGGCCCATCATGCGGCGACGGCCTCGACGGCGGGGAACGGCTCCCGCCATGCGTCCAGTTCCTCCAGCCGGGCATGCCAGCGACGGATGTGGGAATAGGGCTGCAGCGGCAGCTTCGCGGCATCGGCATACGGCAGCGTGATGCCCACCGCGAAATCGGCCACGCTCAGCGTGTCGCCCACCAGGTAACGGCGGCCGTCGAGATGGGCGTCCAGCACCTTGGCGAAACGGTGGAACCCTTCGGTCGCCTTCTCGACCTCGGCTGCGTCGGGCGGCACGCCGAGGAAGTGGGCCTTGATGATGTGCTCGAAGTAGAGGGCGCCGGCGTGCGGCAGGAACTCCGCCGCATCCCAGGAGAGCCAGCGCAGCACCTCCACCTGCCGGTCGTCACGCGGCCACAGGTCGGAGCCCGCCTTGCGGGCGAGGTGGCACATGATGGCCGTCGACTCCCAGAGGTTGAGGTCACCGTCCACCAGCACCGGCACCTTGGCGTTCGGATTCATCGCACGAAACGCGGGCGTCTGGTGTGCACCGGCGGCGAGGTCGACATGCACGTAGTCGACCGGCGAGTTGAGGTACTTGGCCACGGCGCAGGCCTTGCGCGGATTGAGGACACGAGCGTAGTAGAGCTGCATGAAGAGGTCTCCTGAGGCGCGGCCGCCGCTCGAAGCCGACAGCGGGCCGCTGGTGTGGCGCCGCCGGTGCGGGTGGCCAGCGCCGGCGGGAGCGCATCAAAGATAGCAAGAAAAATGTACAGCGTCCACATTTGCGCAACGCCGTGGGCCCGCCCGGTGGTGGCGAGCCCTACGGCGAGGGAGCGGCCCGGCCCTGCGGGCGGGGCGGGTCAGGCGAGGCGGAAGCCGTCGTCGCCGAGATCTTGCATGCCGATGCGCCGGCCGACGATGCGGCGGGCGCCGCGCAGGTACTTGACGCCCGCGATGTGCGTCTTGCTCGACCAGCTGAGAGGATGCCAATGCTGGTTGATGAACAACACGTCCATGCGGTTCTTGGACAAGTCGATGTGCCAGAAGCCGAGGTGCTCCAGGCGCCGGGTGATGGTGGCGACCGGCTCACGCTGATTGGCGTCGAGGAAGTCATGAAACTCGATGGTCACCTGCCCGATGCGCCGCAATTCGTCGTCGCTGGCCGCTTCGAGCATCGCCACCTCCGCGCCCTCGATGTCGCACTTCAGCAGGTCGACGTGGTCGATGCCGGCCTGCTCCATGAAGCCGCCGAAGCTGACCGACGGCACGTCGACCGTCTCGGCCTTTTCGGCTTCGAGTTGCGAGAACACCACCGAGGCGCAGTGTTGCTTGTAGATGGACAGGCGCAACGTGCCGGGGCCACCGCCGATGGCGACGTTGTAGGGGTGGATGTGCGGGTCTCGCGGCAGTTGCTCGCAGAGGACAGGATGGGCCTCCGCGCCGTAGACCTCGCAGTCGAACAGCCTGCGCATGCGGGTCGAGAAGGCCCCGTGGTTCATCCCGAAATCGACGACAACACTGCGTGCGTCGACCCAGTCGCTGACGAACGTGTGACCATGGACGCGTATCACCTTCAAGAGCAGCTCCTTTTCCAACGGTAGGGCCTTGCCGGCGGTGTGCAGCAGTCTCAGCAGGTGTTGTGGGCGGGGCACCCCGGCCAGTGCGGCGCCTTGGTCGTGGCTCGTGCTCACGCCAGCGGAGGTTGTAGACGACATGCGGGGGGATGGGCGGCGTCGCCTTTTTAAAAGCGGGGACATCCCCCTGCTGCCTCGTTCTCGTCGTAGGGATTGCGAGGCCCGACCTCACGCCGATGGGGTCCGGTCGCTGTGCGTCCTCTGGGAGCCTGCCGCCGCTGGAATGGCATCATCGCGAGATGCCCCCTGCCCCGACCCGAGACCCTCTCCACGGCAAGACGCTGGAACAGTTGCTGACCGAACTGGTCGAGCACTTCGGCTGGCCCGAACTGGGACGCCGCATCGCCATCCGCTGCTTCACGCACGACCCCAGCGTGCGCTCGAGCCTGACCTTTCTGCGCCGCACGCCGTGGGCCCGCGCCAAGGTCGAAAGCCTCTACCTCTACATGCTGCGCGAGCGCGAGCGCCAGCGCCAAGCCGGTTCGTCGCAGGATCGATAGCGGCTGCGGCACGCCGCCGCCGGCGTCACGGCCCGAGGCTGCTGACGACCGGTGCTCCTGCCGTCGCACAAGACGCCAAGGCGGCTTGCACCATGGCCGGGGTCACCAGGCCCGGGCCATGAGGCGGCAGGGGATCGGCACTCTGCAAGGACCGCTGGGCGCGCCGGTACAAGGTGCAAGCCTGGGCCCGGTCTGCGATCGCAATCGTGCCCGGCTCGGCCTGCGCGTTGCGACGCCATAGAGCCTGTGCGAGGTGGTAGTCGGCGTAGGCCGACGCGTACAGCACCAGCCGCAGGCCACGCGCGGAGGTCGGCAAGGCCTCGTGTTGGCGCACCGCTTCACGGCCGATGCCGATACTCGCCTCGACGTCGCCCTGTGCAAGCGTGACGGCCGCCAGCTCTGCCCGGGTGCGTGCGAAGAACGCCTGCAGCATCGTGTCGTGGGGTGTTTGGTCGAGCTGTTGCTCCAGCAATTGCAGGCTCATGCTCTGCTGGCGCACCGCATGCTCGAACTGGCCCAGGCGGGCCAGGGCCAGCCCCAGGTACTCGTGTCCGAGGGCCAGCGCCCGCGTGACGACGGTGTCGTGCGGGTCGTTGCGCTGCAGTTGCTCCAACATCTGCAGACCCTCCTGGGCAGCCTGTGCCGCCGCACGCGCGAGTTCGCCGCTGCTGCCGTGCTTCAGGAGCCGCAGTCCATGCTCGAGCCGCAGGATGGCGAGATTGGTCGCCGCCATCCGGTCTTCCGGATGCCGAGCGAGCACGGTTTCGGTCAAACGCCGCGCCGTGGCGAGGTGCTTCTCGTAGGCCGGCCAATCGCCGGCCGACTCATAGGCCGACGAAAGATTGCCGTAGACGGCCGCCAACAGCGTCTGCGAGCGCACGTCACTGGGGTTGGCGGCAGCGGCAGCATGGGCGGCGGGCAGCGCGCGCTGCAGCAGTTGCAGCGCACCGGTGTGCCGGCCTTTGGCCTCGAGCAGGATGGCCTGGCGCATCAGCACCCGCGCCAGCTCCAGTTGCGCCGCCGCACGCGGCCCTCGGTCCAGCAGGGCACGTCGCGTCAGCGGCTCGAGCAGGCCTTGCGCCTTGGCATAGACGCGCGCGGCGGCGTCGAGGTCGCCGAAAGCGGCGTTGTAGGGTTGGCCCAGCGCGTCGCCGACCCGCAGGTAGGCGCGGGCGATCTCGATCTGCAGCTTCGGATCGTCACGCCGCTCGGTGCCCAGTTGCTCGAGGTAGGTCAGCGCCGTTTGCACCACCAGCTTGCGGGCGTCGGAGCTGCCCGGCAGGGTCCGGATCGCCTCGTGCATGTCGAAGATGAAGACATTGGCCAGATGCCGCACGCCGTTGGCATGCCGTTCGGCGCGTTCGCGCTGGCGGTTGGCCTCGTAGACCTCGTAGCCTGCGAAGCCGAGGCCGGCCAGCAAGGCGAGGTTGGCCACCAGCGCCACCCCCGCGGCAGCACGATGGCGCAGCAAGAAGCGATGCGCGCGGTAGCTCCACGCGCCACGCCGCGCCTGCACCGGCAACCGCTCGAGATGACGGAAGACGTCGTCGGCCAGCTGCTCGGCCGAGGCGTAGCGTCGAGCCGGGTCCTTGCGCAGCGCCATCATGACCACGGCGTCGAGATCGCCCTGCAGGTCGGCCCGCAAACGACGGTCGGCCACGGCCTGGCTGGGCCGTGGTGGGTCGACCTCGCAGACCGCGGCCGACCAGGCGTAGTGGTCGTCCGGCGTGACGCCCAGGTAGGGCGAGACACCGGTCAGCAACCGGTACAGCACGACGCCGAGCGCGTAGACGTCGCTGGTCGGCGCGACACGGCCGCCGCGCACCTGTTCCGGGCTGGCATAGGCCAGCGTCAGGGGCATCGCTGCGCCGGCGCTCGGGGCCGCCCCGTCGGCGTCGGTCACGTCGATCTTGCGCGCGATGCCGAAGTCGAGCAGCTTGATGACCCCGCGCTCGGTCACCAGGATGTGGCCGGGCGTCAGGTCGCAGTGCACCACGCCCTGTTGATGCACATAGTGCACCACCTGGCACACGGTGCGAAACAGGCGTAACCGCTGTTCGATGGACAGGCCGTTGCGCTGCGCATAGACATCGATCGGCTCGCCGGCCACCAACTCCATCACCAGGTAGGGGCGGCCGTCTTCCATCACGCCGCCGTCGTACACCTTGGCGAGATTGGGATGGTCGAGGCTGGCCATGATCTGTCGCTCGGCCCGAAAGCGCGCCACCGCGTGCTCGCGGTCCAGGCTGCCGCGCATCAGCTTGACCGCGACCTGCTGCTCATAGGCCCCGTCGGCCCGGGCAGCGCGGTAGACATCGCCGGTGCCACCGCGGCCGATCAGCGCGTGCAGGCGGTACGCCCCGAGCCGCTGGCCCGAGCGGATGTCGAAACGGGCCCGTTCGAGGGCGAGGGTCAGCACGGCCGCTCCGCCGGCGTCTGAAGGGGGTCGAGGTGACGTGTGCACATCGCAGAAGGTCTGTTGGAAAGCGCGAGGGCTGCCACGGCACGGCGCGCGGCATGCATGCCGCCGTGATGACGAGTGGCAACCGTCGCGCACTCGCCCGCGGCATCCCGTCGGCGCCGCTGTGCCAAGAATACGCGATGCGTGATGAAGGCCGACGGGATGCCGCGAGGCAGCGGCGAGCGAGGTGTGCCGCGGCGTCGGCAGGCTCAGCCGCGCAACGCCGGCAGCACCTGGCGCCCGTAGAACTCGATGAACTCGTCCTGCAAGGGCCCGACCTGATGCACGTCGACCGCAGCCACGCCTCGCGCCGCCAGCTCGCGCAGATGCTGCAGATGGCGCTCGACATCGCACGCGACGAGCACGTTCGCGTGCAGGTCCTCGGGCCGCACATGTCGCGTGGCCGCTTCGAAATGCTCGGGTTGCCTCAGGTCCCAGTTGACGTCGCTGCCCAGGCAGTTGAACCGCCAGTGCTCGAACGCCAGCCGCAGCGCCTGCGAGTCGTCCTCGGCCCAGCTGACATCGAGCTTCACATGCACCGGTTTCCCGGTACCGCCGCCGGCACGGAAGGCAGCGATCACCTGGTCGAGCCGCGCCAGGTCGCGGCCCAGCGTCAGCAGGCCGTCGGCCCAGCTGCCCAGCCAGCGTGCGGTCTCGACACCGGTGGCGGCACCGAACAGCAGGGGCGGCTGCGCCGGCCGGTCCCACACGCGCGCATCTTCGACGACGATACGCCCGCGGTGCGTGACCCGCTCGCCGGCCAGCAGCGCCCGCACGATGGCGGCGCCTTCCTGCAGCCGCGCGTTGCGCTCGTCCTTGGCGGGCCACGGCGCGCCGGTCAGCTGCTCGTTGATCGCCTCGCCACTGCCGAGCGCCACCCAGGTGACGCGCCCCGGAAACATCTGCGCCAAGGTGCCGATGGCCTGCGCCAGCACCACCGGGTGGTAGCGCCAGCCACCCGGCACCGTGATGGTCGAGAAGCGGGCGCTGCGGGTGGCCTGCAAGGCGGCACCCAGCCAGGCCCAGGTGTAGCCCGAGTGCCCTTGGCGCGGTGCCCAGGGCTGCAGGTGGTCGGAGCAGAACACGTCGTCGAAACCCGCCGCTTCGGCGCGCTGGGCCAGGCCCAGCAAGGCCGCGGGCGAAAACTGTTCATGTGAAGCGTGATAGCTGTAACGGGTCATCGATGCCTCCAACCTCGACATCAGCAACCCGTATGCCGCGCCGTGCTGAGGGCCCGGCGCAGACCTCCTCCGATGTTCACCCGCAGGCCGCGTCCCGCATCGAAAACGGGCCTCGCGCGAGCCGGTGGCATCATCGCGCTTTTCTATCTATCCACTGAAGGAGACAGCATGGCCACCACCACCCCGAGCGGACTGCAGATCGACGACGTGCAGACCGGCAGCGGTGCCGAAGCGAAGGCCGGGCGCAGCGTCCAGGTGCACTACACCGGCTGGCTGCACGATCCCAAGGCGCCCAATGGCCGCGGCCAGAAGTTCGATTCGAGCAAGGATCGCAACGACCCGTTCGAGTTCTCGCTCGGCGCCGGCATGGTGATCCGCGGCTGGGACGAGGGCGTGCAGGGCATGAAGGAAGGCGGCGTGCGCGTGCTGACCATCCCCGCCGAACTGGGTTACGGCGCGCGCGGTGCCGGCGGTGTGATCCCGCCGAATGCGACGCTGGTGTTCGAGGTGGAGTTGCTCAAGGCCTGAGCGGCCTTCGGGCTCGCGGTCGCGACGGTGGGCATGGCCGGCTGCCGGCCATGCCCCCGCAGGGCCGCTTCACCCTCGGCGCAGCCCGCGCTTGCGCCACACCAACAGGGCCAGCCCTGCCGCCATCAGCGCATAGGTTTCCGGCTCGGGCACCGGCGCGGCGGGCAGTCCCATCGCCATCACATCGGCACCCACCGACAACCCGGCGGCCGACGCCACCCGGGTCACCCGCAGGTCCACGTGGTCGCCACCGTAGATCGCGTCGACCTGGTACTGCGCGAGGTCGAGGTTGGTGAGGATGGCGAAGCTGCCGTCCAGGCCACCGGTCGCGGTCAACACCCGGTACTGACCTTCGGCGAGTGCGGCGTCGCTGAACTCGGCGAACAGCGTGCCGCCCAATACCGCGTGGCCACTGATCGAGACCACGTCGTAGCTGCCCGCACCGGCGATGTCCACGTCCAGCCGGCCGCTGCCGAACCGCACCTCGGCGCCGGTGAGCGAGGCAGAGCCGATCGCGTTCTCGAGGCCCGCGCCCCACAGGCCACCGGCGAACTCGATGCTGTCGGCCTGCAATAGGCCGTCGATCCAGGTCTGGCTGCGGCTGCCGCTTTGGCGGTAGAGGCCGGCGACCTCCAGCACGCTCCCCTCCCCGACCGCGATGCTGCCCTGGTTGGTCAACCCGGCATCGGTCTTCACGCTGGCGCCCTCCAGCACACGCAAGCTGCCGTCGTTGAGCGTCAGCGAGGCCAAGGCTTCGCGATCGACACCGCCGTGGTTGTTGAACAGCCGGGCCGCCGCGCCCCTGAGCTCGATGCGAGCCGAATTGCGGGCGATGCCGGCGGCACTGCCTAGGTTGAGGCCGATGACGTTGCCGTTGGACAGATAGGTGCCGCCGGTCAAGCGGCGGTCGGCCGCGGACCATTGCGCCAGCGAACCGCGCACGTCGATGCGGGCGCCACGGGCTTCCAGCGTGCCGGTGTTGTTCAGCGTGCCGGAGAAGATCATCTGCCCGGTGCCTTCGACGCGCAGCGTGCCGGCGTTGTTGAAGGTGCCGGTGGACTCGGTGGTGCCGGCGCCGATCTTCCGGTAGGTGCCGTTGTTGTCGAAGCGCGCCACACCGAGCCGGATCGGGCGTCCTCCGTTGTTCGCATCCAGGTTGGCCGCCGTCTCATCGATGAAGACGCGGCGCGACGCCACCGAGATGCGGCCGGACCCGGCGATGTCGGTCTCGCCGCTCCAGCTCGCGTGGCCCAACGACAGCCAGCCGTTGACCACCTTGCTGTACCCCGGCTCGACGTTGCCGTTGCCATCGGTGGTGTAAGACACCGCCCCGCCGTGCAGCCGCGCATTGCCGGTGACCGTGATGCGTCCCGGCACGTGCAGGTCCGCGACGCCCCAGTCGAATTCGTTGACGCGGATGTCCGGCGCGCTGAAGGAGCCCCACACGTCCGGCCCGTTCGACATCGGCACGGTGCCGCCGATGCGCAGCAGGGCCACGTTCACGGCCGTGTCGGTAGACACTTTGGCGGCGTTGCGCAGTTCGACCATGTTGCCGGCCAGCGCCACGCCGTTGCGGAAGGACGTCCGCCCGCCGTCGAAGGTGACCTTGCCGTCGTTGCGCAGTGTGCCGCGCAGGAACTCGATGGGCATGCCCCGTTCGTCGAAGCCGTCGTTCTTGAACACCAGCGAGCCGCCCCGCCCCACGGTCCAGTCGCCCGTGCTCAGCAGGCCCGACCAGTCGACCGAGAAGGTGGCCTTGCCGTTGACGCGGACCGTGCCGCTGTGTTCCAACACCTCGTAGCGGAACAGGTCCATCGACAGGGCCGCGCCGGAGCCGACATCGATCACGCCCGTATTGCGCCACTCGCCCGACGGTGTGCCCTGGACGGCCAATGTCCCCTGTCGCACGAACAGTGTGCCGGCGTTGTCGAACGTGGCGCCGGCCAGCGAGATGTCGGTGCGGCCCCGGCCCGCCTTCTCGTAGACCCCGGCATTGCGGAAGGCAGTCCCGACCTCGAGATAGTGGTCACCGCTGCTCGCCACGTCCTCCAGGCGCCCGGTGCTGCCCACGTTCAGGGTGCCCTGCAGCGACAGGCTCGACTGCCCGTCCAGCCAGCGGCTGCGCCCCCGCAGTTCCAGCGTGGATTGGTACCCCATGTACTTGTTGCCGCCGTTGCCGAAGCTGGCGTTGCCGTTCACCACGATCTGCGTGGTCGGGCCACCGAAGTCGGGTGAGAACTCGCCGGCGTTCCAGTGGAACTCCTGCACCGTCAGCGGCCCAGGCGACGACACCCGGCCACCGTTCATCCGGAAGATGCCCAGCGTGGAGGCTGCGCCATTCAGGCGCAATTCACCACCGCTCACGGTTAGGGTGCCGGTGCCCTGCACGCTGCCGACGTCGAACAAGCCACTGCGCAGGGTGGTGTTGTAGGCGCCGAGGAGCAATCGGGCTTCCACCCCGGCAGGCACGCTGGGTGACCAATTGGCGGCCACGTCCCAGAACGAGGCCCCCGGGCCACCGCCGCCCGTCCAGTTGAAATCGGCCGCGCCGGCGGTGCCGACGCAGCAAAAGGCGGCGCAAGCGAGCGCAATACGGCGGCGGGCAAGGGTGCGGCGGGCGCGGGCGGTGCGCCGGTCGACGGGCTGGATCATGATCTCCTCCAAGGCGGCGTTGCGTGCCCCTGTACGAAAGGAGACGAAGGATCGGGGCGCCCGACCGATGTGAGTGCGAACAGTGCAAGAAAATGTTTCTTGCGAACACGACCGCCACGTCCCAAGCGGGCTATAGAACGTCCCGGGATTGCGGGGGTGGTTCGGGCACGCCGGCTGCTATGCCGGCGGCTGCACCTTCATGGGGCGCTGGGTGGATCGACCCGGCCAACACCGCGCCTGCTACCGGGCGGCACACCCGGCGCCCGAGCGTGCCTCGATCCGGTCATCCTGCTGGGCTGCCCAGAGGTCCCAGAAGCGGTTCAGGGCGTCTTCCAGCGGCGGCAACATCACGGCCTTGACACTCGAGAGGGCGCTGTAGGAGGGCACCGGGGCATTCGGCGCCAGTTCCGCCGCGCAACAGGGCTGCAAGCACGCCGTATCGAGACCACCGCGTTGCGCGGCGCGCCGCAAGCACTGCCACCAGGTCACCGGCTGGCCGTTGGTGAGATGCCAGAGGCCGGCCTCGCCATCGATCAGCAGATCGAGGCAGGTGTGCACGAGATCGGGGACGTAGGTGGGCGACACGGTGACGTCGTCGGCCACGCGGAACACCTCACCCCGCGCCAGCGCCTGCAGGCCCCGCACCAACACATTGCGCCCGTCCCAGGGGCCGAACAAGGCGCTCGTGCGCACGACCAGCGCGCGCGCATGTTCGCCGAGCACGGCGCGTTCGGCCTCCACCTTGCTGCGGCCCAGCGTATTCAACGGCGCGGGCACGTCGGTTTCCACATAAGGGCGGCCCAGCCGGCCGTCGAACACCATCTC from Caldimonas brevitalea encodes the following:
- a CDS encoding glutathione S-transferase family protein, encoding MQLYYARVLNPRKACAVAKYLNSPVDYVHVDLAAGAHQTPAFRAMNPNAKVPVLVDGDLNLWESTAIMCHLARKAGSDLWPRDDRQVEVLRWLSWDAAEFLPHAGALYFEHIIKAHFLGVPPDAAEVEKATEGFHRFAKVLDAHLDGRRYLVGDTLSVADFAVGITLPYADAAKLPLQPYSHIRRWHARLEELDAWREPFPAVEAVAA
- a CDS encoding TIGR03885 family FMN-dependent LLM class oxidoreductase, giving the protein MTRYSYHASHEQFSPAALLGLAQRAEAAGFDDVFCSDHLQPWAPRQGHSGYTWAWLGAALQATRSARFSTITVPGGWRYHPVVLAQAIGTLAQMFPGRVTWVALGSGEAINEQLTGAPWPAKDERNARLQEGAAIVRALLAGERVTHRGRIVVEDARVWDRPAQPPLLFGAATGVETARWLGSWADGLLTLGRDLARLDQVIAAFRAGGGTGKPVHVKLDVSWAEDDSQALRLAFEHWRFNCLGSDVNWDLRQPEHFEAATRHVRPEDLHANVLVACDVERHLQHLRELAARGVAAVDVHQVGPLQDEFIEFYGRQVLPALRG
- a CDS encoding VF530 family DNA-binding protein, producing MPPAPTRDPLHGKTLEQLLTELVEHFGWPELGRRIAIRCFTHDPSVRSSLTFLRRTPWARAKVESLYLYMLRERERQRQAGSSQDR
- a CDS encoding protein kinase domain-containing protein, with amino-acid sequence MLTLALERARFDIRSGQRLGAYRLHALIGRGGTGDVYRAARADGAYEQQVAVKLMRGSLDREHAVARFRAERQIMASLDHPNLAKVYDGGVMEDGRPYLVMELVAGEPIDVYAQRNGLSIEQRLRLFRTVCQVVHYVHQQGVVHCDLTPGHILVTERGVIKLLDFGIARKIDVTDADGAAPSAGAAMPLTLAYASPEQVRGGRVAPTSDVYALGVVLYRLLTGVSPYLGVTPDDHYAWSAAVCEVDPPRPSQAVADRRLRADLQGDLDAVVMMALRKDPARRYASAEQLADDVFRHLERLPVQARRGAWSYRAHRFLLRHRAAAGVALVANLALLAGLGFAGYEVYEANRQRERAERHANGVRHLANVFIFDMHEAIRTLPGSSDARKLVVQTALTYLEQLGTERRDDPKLQIEIARAYLRVGDALGQPYNAAFGDLDAAARVYAKAQGLLEPLTRRALLDRGPRAAAQLELARVLMRQAILLEAKGRHTGALQLLQRALPAAHAAAAANPSDVRSQTLLAAVYGNLSSAYESAGDWPAYEKHLATARRLTETVLARHPEDRMAATNLAILRLEHGLRLLKHGSSGELARAAAQAAQEGLQMLEQLQRNDPHDTVVTRALALGHEYLGLALARLGQFEHAVRQQSMSLQLLEQQLDQTPHDTMLQAFFARTRAELAAVTLAQGDVEASIGIGREAVRQHEALPTSARGLRLVLYASAYADYHLAQALWRRNAQAEPGTIAIADRAQACTLYRRAQRSLQSADPLPPHGPGLVTPAMVQAALASCATAGAPVVSSLGP
- a CDS encoding FkbM family methyltransferase encodes the protein MIRVHGHTFVSDWVDARSVVVDFGMNHGAFSTRMRRLFDCEVYGAEAHPVLCEQLPRDPHIHPYNVAIGGGPGTLRLSIYKQHCASVVFSQLEAEKAETVDVPSVSFGGFMEQAGIDHVDLLKCDIEGAEVAMLEAASDDELRRIGQVTIEFHDFLDANQREPVATITRRLEHLGFWHIDLSKNRMDVLFINQHWHPLSWSSKTHIAGVKYLRGARRIVGRRIGMQDLGDDGFRLA
- a CDS encoding FKBP-type peptidyl-prolyl cis-trans isomerase — protein: MATTTPSGLQIDDVQTGSGAEAKAGRSVQVHYTGWLHDPKAPNGRGQKFDSSKDRNDPFEFSLGAGMVIRGWDEGVQGMKEGGVRVLTIPAELGYGARGAGGVIPPNATLVFEVELLKA